A stretch of DNA from Desulfallas thermosapovorans DSM 6562:
ACACCTTTTACTTCACCACCATGAGGTATCCCGTGTTGGTGGTCAATGGCATGGATGTCCCGGAGCAGGGGCTGAATGTAAACACCAGTCCTGTGAATATAACGGTGGATGCTCCGGGGGCCAGGGAAGTTGTTTTTGGGGCGGAAAGTTTGGAAAGGCGTGTTCGGAGCTATTACCTTAATAATTATCATTTAAAACCGGGCAAAAATAATTTGTCTTTCAAAGTCGTTTATGAATATGAAGATGAAAAAGGGAATACCAAGCAGGAAACGTTGTCCTTAAGCAGGAGTATCAATCTGGTCAACACCCTGGATGAAGGGGCCGTCATAACCCATGATTTAAGCAAAAGCAATAAAATCAGTTATTTTGACAAGCAGTTGAATATTGTTTTACCCGGCGGTTTTTATTTACGGCAGAATGGTGTTGCCGCCGGCAGCCAGTTGCTGGCCTTCAAGGCCGAGAGGGCATATAGCGTCAACGGTAGCCCTGTGGTGAGCTACTTATTTAACGTGGCTCACCTGCCTGGTAAAGATGGTGGCTATATTGAGGACAGTTTCAGGGATAGAATAACGGGTATTGATGTGCCTCCCGGGGGGCAAATTTCCCTGCCTGTGGATGGCGATTTAACTGAAGCGGCCTACAGAACTGTAACGGTTTTTTACGATCGGTACGATGGTATACCGGGTAATTGGGTCAACCTGGGAGGACGTACCGATGCTAAAAAGAGAACCATTACGGTGCCCTTTAAGGGGTTGGGCCGGTATGTGGCGGTTAATAAAGTGATGTCCTTCGTGGATATCGGAGCGGCCGGTCCCGCCCGCCATTGTGTGGAGTACCTGTGGGCCAAGGGCATAATGCAGCCTGCCGAAAACACGCCTCCGGGATACCTGGGGCTGGTGGACCAAAACGGCCGGCAGGCCGGCATCAGCCGGGGTGAATTTGTGGTGATGTTGAGTAAAGCCCTTGGTTTGGAGTTTGCGGAACCTTACGTGGGATTGGGGATCTTCAGTGATGTGTTTTATACCGGAGGAGGTTCCTTTGCGCAAAATCTGAACGGTCATGTGGTACCCGTTCCCCGGGACAGTGTCAAATATATCGAGACGGCAGCCAAAAACGGTCTGGTGGGGGGAGTCCGGGAAAAGGACGGGCGCTTTCTTTTTAAATATTTTGCCGCGTTGACCCGGGAGCAAGCCGCCAAAATTATCACCGCTGCGGCGGGGCCGGCAATAAGTGACTTTGACCAGCGGAAAACTCAGCTGGCGCTGTCGAAAATGTTTAAAGATTACCAGTCCATAAACCCGGGCTTGCAGCCCTATGTGCTGGCAGCGTCGCAAAGGGGCTATCTACAGGGCTATGATGACTATACTTTTCGCCCCAAACAGGCGTTGACTCGCATTGAAGCTGCTGAGCTGGTATATAACCTGATGGTTAAAAATAATCTGATGTAATTAGTGCAGGTAATCTTAACTGAAGTGGTGGTAATGGCAACAATTGCGGGCGGGCTTTGGTTTGAACCCGGTGGGTTTGGGAGTTGTCCCGGCCCACCGGGAATAATGGCATTCACCCGGCTTGTTATACATAATTACGCAGGGTATTCGATATGGAATACAATGCCGTGTAACAAGGGCGATTATGTTCCAGGCCATTATTGTGTCATTAACTGGTTATTTCCAAGTTGCTGGCTAGTTATTCTTTTCCCCCATGGTTTGAGATAAGAAATTATTACTAAAAAGAACAGTATAACAATACATATGGCAATGCCAATGAAAAGCAGCTGGCGGTCGGTAAGATAAGCCGGGTTTTGCAGGGGATGCATACCACTGGTGGCAAGGGCATTGTCTATCCAAATCCGCACATAGGTGCTGCCATAAATAATGGCGGCAATATTACCGATCCACTTGGCTAAGACCCAGTAATGCTTGGTTAGCCCGCCCCAATGCGTTCGCATGGCGAGCCAGATGCCGGTAATGAAAGAACCGAAGGCACCGGGAATGACCAAGAAATGATCAAAACGTTTTATGAATATATGGGAAGCATACACCAGGTTATTATCGGTGGTGAATTTCGTCAAAAGGGCCAGCAAGAACATCCCCAGTATTCCGCTTATATATATAACGACAAAAATCATGTGAATGATGAGCCACCAGTTTTTTTGTTTGATTTTCAATCTATTTTTCCTGAATTTGGCAACAAGCAGGGTAATACCGGTTATCACTAGAAGCACAGTGAACATAATTAAACCATAAATAAAAAGATCCATTTTCTCACTCCCTATCTTTAATTAAAGCCGGGTATATTATAATCCCTGATTATTGAGGATTTCTCCGGGGTTGTAGTTTCATTCTATTTCCCGGAGCATTTTTTCAATGGATGCTACCCGGGCGCGTAAATCGGCCAGATCATCTGAAATTTTCCTTTGCACCGCCACAGCTTCCTCCGCCAGCTTGCGATACGCCTCATCCCTGGCGATTTCCGCCTTGCTGGTTATTTTTATTTGATAAGTTCTGAAACCTTGCCAGGCCAGTACCACAGCCAGTGGCACCAGCAGTACAAGTATAAAAATCATTCCACCAATTGGTAAAATAACTTCTTCATTCATCAATTATCCCCCCTTTTGTCGCCGGTAGATTTACCGGCAGTGGTGCTACCGGCTTTTTGAATGGTTAGCGTCTTTACCGCTTCTGCGATGCTCTCCGGATTTAAAAGGATGGTAAAGGGTGCCAGCTCATAATAATTCATGGCTTTCCCGTCCTCCGCCAATTCCAGTTTGCTGGTTACTAATCCGGCGGTCTCTAATTTTTTTAGATGCATGTATAACAGCGGCCGGCTGATCTTTGCCTCGCGGGCAAGCCGGCTGACATGGATACGCCTGTCTTTTAACAGGGCAATGATTCTTAACCGGTGGGGGTTCGCCAGTGCTTCCAGTATTTTAACTAAATCGTCACCATTTATTTCCCATCCCCCCCTTTTAACGCTGGCGTATTGTGCTCCCGGGAGTTTTTGAGCAAACCGGTACTCCAATGGCATTGGACTTGTATGGTGGGTATAGAAATAGTATGTTTCACCTGTAATAAATATATTACAGGTGTTAGGTTTATGTCAATGTGAAAATTAATAAAAAGTGTATCAACTCCCGGCTTTCTTATCCAACGTTGCATGGTATGATATAATGATTTAATAATCTTGGTTAACTATTTGCCTGGTTAATAAATACGCCTGTCTTACTAACATGGCAATGGAAAGGATGACTCATGTTGGTAATGGATTGTGCAAAAAATCCCGAATTTGCCCGGGCAGCGTTGGCCCAAATGAATATGTCTTATGACAGTGAAACTTTTTTGAAGTGTGTGGAAGAAGGGAATACTGCTGCTGTCAAGCTCTTTTTGGCGGCCGGTATGCCCCTTGACGCCAGAACAAAGTATGATGCCACGGCATTTATGCTGGCGGCCCATAACGGCCACA
This window harbors:
- a CDS encoding DUF2269 domain-containing protein gives rise to the protein MDLFIYGLIMFTVLLVITGITLLVAKFRKNRLKIKQKNWWLIIHMIFVVIYISGILGMFLLALLTKFTTDNNLVYASHIFIKRFDHFLVIPGAFGSFITGIWLAMRTHWGGLTKHYWVLAKWIGNIAAIIYGSTYVRIWIDNALATSGMHPLQNPAYLTDRQLLFIGIAICIVILFFLVIISYLKPWGKRITSQQLGNNQLMTQ
- a CDS encoding ArsR/SmtB family transcription factor, with the protein product MEYRFAQKLPGAQYASVKRGGWEINGDDLVKILEALANPHRLRIIALLKDRRIHVSRLAREAKISRPLLYMHLKKLETAGLVTSKLELAEDGKAMNYYELAPFTILLNPESIAEAVKTLTIQKAGSTTAGKSTGDKRGDN
- a CDS encoding Ig-like domain-containing protein, translated to MKFAKRGIVMLLATMAVVFFTAFLTGQPALARSPEVDDHYPDGGDRDVPIGVTIWVEFDEDMDKDTIIDGMTLRDENGRDVSGKVSYNDKERRAYFKPGKKLEYDTRYRVRLSSSIEDVNGDNIRSYTFYFTTMRYPVLVVNGMDVPEQGLNVNTSPVNITVDAPGAREVVFGAESLERRVRSYYLNNYHLKPGKNNLSFKVVYEYEDEKGNTKQETLSLSRSINLVNTLDEGAVITHDLSKSNKISYFDKQLNIVLPGGFYLRQNGVAAGSQLLAFKAERAYSVNGSPVVSYLFNVAHLPGKDGGYIEDSFRDRITGIDVPPGGQISLPVDGDLTEAAYRTVTVFYDRYDGIPGNWVNLGGRTDAKKRTITVPFKGLGRYVAVNKVMSFVDIGAAGPARHCVEYLWAKGIMQPAENTPPGYLGLVDQNGRQAGISRGEFVVMLSKALGLEFAEPYVGLGIFSDVFYTGGGSFAQNLNGHVVPVPRDSVKYIETAAKNGLVGGVREKDGRFLFKYFAALTREQAAKIITAAAGPAISDFDQRKTQLALSKMFKDYQSINPGLQPYVLAASQRGYLQGYDDYTFRPKQALTRIEAAELVYNLMVKNNLM